A stretch of the Archangium violaceum genome encodes the following:
- a CDS encoding MJ1255/VC2487 family glycosyltransferase: MRILYGVVGEGMGHATRSRVLLEELTKEHEVHIVVSGRAKDYLARRFENVHGIWGLTIAYEGNSVKKWQTVLQNLSGAVKGWPQNVRQYFELVEDFKPDVVVSDFESFSYLFARNHRLPVISVDNMQIINRCKHDPSLIAGFEDDFEASRALVKSKLPGSFHYLVTTFFYPPVRKERTTLLPSILRPEILSASSEPGEHLLVYQTATTNTALPEILKQSGLPCHIYGLRRDLTEDVRDGNLLYRPFSEKGFIDDLRTSRAVVAGGGYTLMSEAVYLRKPLLSLPVKGQFEQVLNALYLEKLGYGMYAPELTLERLRDFLQRVPRCQEALKGYSQEGNVKMLEALREQLARAAEYKGRWWEEPEPSGA, from the coding sequence ATGCGAATCCTCTACGGTGTCGTTGGCGAAGGCATGGGACATGCCACCCGCTCCCGTGTGCTGCTCGAGGAGCTCACAAAGGAGCACGAGGTCCACATCGTCGTCTCGGGCCGCGCCAAGGACTACCTGGCCAGGCGCTTCGAGAACGTGCACGGCATCTGGGGCCTCACCATCGCCTACGAAGGCAACTCGGTGAAGAAGTGGCAGACGGTGCTGCAGAACCTCTCCGGCGCCGTGAAGGGCTGGCCGCAGAACGTCCGCCAGTACTTCGAGCTCGTGGAGGACTTCAAGCCCGACGTCGTGGTGAGCGACTTCGAGAGCTTCAGCTACCTCTTCGCCCGCAACCACCGCCTGCCCGTCATCAGCGTGGACAACATGCAGATCATCAACCGCTGCAAGCATGATCCCTCGCTGATCGCCGGCTTCGAGGATGACTTCGAGGCCTCGCGCGCCCTCGTGAAGTCCAAGCTGCCCGGCAGCTTCCACTACCTCGTCACCACGTTCTTCTACCCGCCCGTCCGCAAGGAGCGCACCACGCTCCTGCCCTCCATCCTGCGGCCGGAGATCCTCTCGGCGAGCTCCGAGCCCGGTGAGCATCTGCTCGTCTACCAGACCGCCACCACCAACACGGCCCTGCCGGAGATCCTCAAGCAGAGCGGCCTGCCGTGCCACATCTACGGCCTGCGCCGCGACCTCACCGAGGACGTGCGCGACGGCAACCTCCTCTACCGCCCCTTCAGCGAGAAGGGCTTCATCGACGACCTGCGCACCTCCCGGGCCGTCGTCGCCGGTGGCGGCTACACGCTCATGAGCGAGGCCGTGTACCTGCGCAAGCCCCTGCTCTCCCTGCCCGTGAAGGGACAGTTCGAGCAGGTGCTCAACGCGCTCTATCTGGAGAAGCTGGGCTACGGCATGTACGCGCCCGAGCTCACCCTCGAGCGCCTGCGCGACTTCCTCCAGCGCGTGCCCCGGTGCCAGGAGGCGCTGAAGGGTTATTCGCAGGAGGGGAACGTGAAGATGCTCGAGGCGCTGCGCGAGCAGCTCGCCCGCGCCGCCGAGTACAAGGGCCGCTGGTGGGAGGAGCCGGAGCCGTCCGGAGCGTGA
- a CDS encoding protein kinase domain-containing protein: protein MSALTTGDVLGGKWRIVRPALGDEPGSEFRVEPSGGGGARRLTLWRTLRAPAPAELECFERLVHTGERTENPSFQPVEDVGYDVAREVLWWVRPWWNGESLPSMLGGLHEVGLELAYLYSLAEQLAQALTAAQASGVVHGRLRPSRLLVAPGPQGVRLSILDLGLELFRRNHAHAWMKPPQVGRAYVAPELDDAGPVSASADVFSFGLIVRDMLASRRDGVWRGRWEHWVERATAAAPRARFGNLTEAMRALKPVLKSLPDPIPPPPENHQREHPVPEERDR, encoded by the coding sequence ATGAGCGCACTGACCACAGGAGACGTCCTCGGAGGGAAGTGGCGCATCGTCCGTCCGGCCCTCGGCGACGAGCCCGGCTCGGAGTTCCGGGTGGAGCCCTCTGGAGGCGGTGGAGCCCGGCGGCTCACACTGTGGCGAACATTGCGCGCACCCGCCCCGGCCGAGCTGGAGTGCTTCGAGCGGCTCGTGCACACGGGTGAGCGGACGGAGAACCCCTCGTTCCAGCCCGTGGAGGACGTGGGGTACGACGTGGCCCGGGAGGTGCTGTGGTGGGTGCGCCCCTGGTGGAATGGCGAATCGCTGCCCTCGATGTTGGGGGGACTCCATGAGGTAGGGCTCGAGCTTGCCTACCTCTACTCACTCGCCGAACAGCTGGCTCAGGCGCTCACCGCCGCCCAGGCCTCCGGCGTCGTCCATGGTCGGCTGAGGCCCTCGCGGTTGCTCGTCGCCCCCGGGCCCCAGGGCGTGCGGCTGTCCATCCTCGACCTGGGGCTGGAGCTCTTCCGGCGCAACCACGCCCACGCCTGGATGAAGCCTCCCCAGGTGGGGAGGGCCTACGTGGCGCCCGAGCTGGACGACGCGGGTCCCGTGTCCGCCTCCGCCGATGTCTTCTCCTTCGGGCTCATCGTGCGGGACATGCTGGCCTCGCGGCGGGACGGGGTGTGGCGGGGGCGATGGGAGCACTGGGTGGAGCGGGCCACGGCCGCGGCTCCACGCGCACGCTTCGGCAATCTCACCGAGGCCATGCGGGCCCTGAAGCCGGTGCTGAAGTCCCTGCCCGACCCCATCCCCCCACCGCCGGAGAACCATCAACGCGAGCACCCCGTCCCCGAGGAGCGCGATCGCTGA
- a CDS encoding LysR family transcriptional regulator, which yields MQLESLKMFCDVVETGSFSRAAQLNHVTQSAVSQQIRALENRYEQKLLSRSARQVTPTPAGERLFRGCKEILARFAEVENEIREQSTEVAGTTTVSTIYSVGLHELRSVQKQLLKTHPKVNMRLNYRRNDQVYDDVILGAAEIGIVAYPQPRAGVDIHPFRDDKLAVVCSPSHPFATKAKVSLTALSGVPFIAFDREAPTRKALDRLFREKNLDLNPVMEIDNVETIKRAVEMGIGVAILPMATVAAEVAQGSLVSKPFAEGPVSRPIGLLIRKGKYLDRASAAVLEAFKLAEVTTDEA from the coding sequence ATGCAGCTTGAATCCCTGAAGATGTTTTGTGACGTGGTCGAGACGGGCTCCTTCTCGCGGGCCGCGCAGCTCAACCACGTGACCCAGTCGGCGGTGAGCCAGCAGATCCGCGCGCTGGAGAACCGCTACGAGCAGAAGCTCCTGTCGCGCAGCGCGCGCCAGGTGACTCCGACGCCCGCGGGCGAGCGCCTGTTTCGCGGGTGCAAGGAGATCCTCGCCCGCTTCGCCGAGGTGGAGAACGAGATCCGCGAGCAGTCCACGGAGGTGGCGGGCACCACGACGGTGTCCACCATCTACTCGGTGGGCCTGCACGAGCTGCGCAGCGTGCAGAAGCAGCTCCTGAAGACGCACCCCAAGGTGAACATGCGCCTGAACTACCGGCGCAACGACCAGGTGTACGACGACGTCATCCTGGGGGCGGCGGAGATTGGCATCGTGGCGTACCCGCAGCCGCGCGCGGGCGTGGACATCCACCCGTTCCGCGACGACAAGCTGGCGGTGGTGTGCTCGCCCAGCCACCCGTTCGCCACCAAGGCGAAGGTGAGCCTCACGGCGCTCTCGGGCGTGCCCTTCATCGCCTTCGATCGCGAGGCCCCCACGCGCAAGGCGCTGGACCGGCTCTTCCGCGAGAAGAACCTGGACCTCAACCCGGTGATGGAGATCGACAACGTCGAGACCATCAAGCGCGCGGTGGAGATGGGCATCGGCGTGGCCATCCTCCCCATGGCGACGGTGGCGGCCGAGGTGGCGCAGGGCTCGCTGGTCTCCAAGCCCTTCGCCGAGGGTCCGGTGTCGCGCCCCATCGGACTGCTCATCCGCAAGGGCAAGTACCTGGACCGGGCGTCGGCCGCGGTGCTCGAGGCCTTCAAGCTCGCCGAGGTCACCACCGACGAGGCGTAG
- a CDS encoding SDR family NAD(P)-dependent oxidoreductase: MAGRKKKEASRLSLGALGAAGMGAVMGLRALMREKVSFEGRTVLLTGGSRGLGLVMARQFLNEGARVILSAREEVELSRARDELVRDGGEVLAIPCDVSDRVQVEAMVAQVHERFGVVDVLVNNAGIIQVGPLESMTEEDFEEAMNVHFWGPLYTTLAVLPEMKRRGWGRIVNISSIGGKVSIPHLLPYSASKFALVGLSDGLRTELAQDGILVTTVCPSLMRTGSPPNAYFKGNHEAEYAWFVLGDSLPGMSMNAERAARKILEACRRGDAEALVGMPAKVAALARALAPGLTAAVLAHVNRMMPQDSSTDRHRGSESETPLTRSWVTRLTRQAAQKNNEEDLLH; this comes from the coding sequence ATGGCAGGCAGGAAGAAGAAGGAGGCCTCCCGTTTGTCGCTGGGGGCCCTGGGCGCGGCGGGAATGGGCGCGGTCATGGGGCTCCGGGCACTGATGCGGGAGAAGGTGAGCTTCGAGGGCCGCACGGTGCTGCTGACGGGCGGCTCGCGCGGGCTGGGCCTGGTGATGGCGCGCCAGTTCCTGAACGAGGGAGCGCGGGTCATCCTCAGCGCGCGGGAGGAGGTGGAGCTGTCCCGGGCGCGAGACGAGCTGGTGCGCGATGGGGGCGAGGTGCTGGCCATCCCCTGCGACGTGAGCGACCGGGTGCAGGTGGAGGCGATGGTGGCGCAGGTGCACGAGCGCTTCGGCGTGGTGGACGTTCTGGTGAACAACGCCGGCATCATCCAGGTGGGCCCGCTGGAGTCGATGACCGAGGAGGACTTCGAAGAGGCGATGAACGTGCACTTCTGGGGACCGCTCTACACGACGCTGGCGGTGCTGCCGGAGATGAAGCGGCGGGGCTGGGGACGCATCGTGAATATCTCGTCCATTGGCGGGAAGGTGAGCATCCCGCACCTGCTGCCCTATAGCGCGAGCAAGTTCGCGCTGGTGGGCCTGTCGGACGGGCTGCGGACGGAGCTGGCGCAGGACGGCATCCTGGTGACGACGGTGTGCCCGAGCCTCATGAGGACGGGCAGCCCGCCCAACGCCTATTTCAAGGGCAACCACGAGGCGGAGTACGCGTGGTTCGTGCTGGGAGACTCGCTGCCGGGGATGTCGATGAACGCGGAGCGGGCGGCGCGGAAGATCCTCGAGGCGTGCCGCCGGGGCGACGCGGAGGCGTTGGTGGGCATGCCGGCGAAGGTGGCGGCGCTGGCCCGGGCGCTGGCACCGGGCCTGACGGCGGCGGTGCTGGCGCACGTGAACCGGATGATGCCACAGGACAGCAGCACGGACCGGCACCGGGGAAGCGAGAGCGAGACACCACTCACACGCTCCTGGGTGACGAGGCTGACGAGGCAGGCGGCCCAGAAGAACAACGAGGAGGACCTGCTGCACTGA
- a CDS encoding alpha/beta fold hydrolase → MRQVVELTELGRGVGPRVLLLPGLGARGAGFRALAERLSRVARPILVEYPEGEHAARGAGALANEVLRAAGPVDAVVASSFGGMVAAHLAAGGAARGVAFLCAFTRPEHLGLRGNLLAMMGPIAVLGRPGPLTAALASWKPIPLARVPDVVPTTWLERMTTLHRAFAIGGEPPPPELRKLPVSCVCVQGDRDVLVPPSSMARLAASLPPGTPQHLLRGAGHVPYFTHPEECARLLTPWLDALAPASGVESVA, encoded by the coding sequence ATGCGCCAGGTGGTCGAGCTGACGGAGCTGGGTCGAGGAGTGGGTCCCCGGGTGTTGTTGCTCCCCGGGCTGGGAGCTCGGGGGGCGGGCTTCCGGGCACTCGCCGAGCGGCTCTCCCGCGTGGCCCGTCCCATTCTCGTCGAGTACCCGGAAGGCGAGCATGCCGCTCGGGGGGCGGGGGCGCTCGCCAACGAGGTGCTGAGGGCGGCCGGTCCGGTGGACGCGGTGGTGGCCAGCTCCTTCGGGGGCATGGTGGCCGCGCACCTGGCGGCGGGGGGGGCGGCACGGGGCGTGGCCTTCCTCTGCGCCTTCACCCGGCCCGAGCACCTGGGCCTGCGCGGCAACCTCCTCGCGATGATGGGGCCCATCGCCGTCCTGGGGCGCCCGGGCCCGCTCACGGCGGCCCTGGCCTCGTGGAAGCCCATTCCGTTGGCGCGCGTCCCCGACGTGGTGCCCACCACGTGGCTGGAGCGGATGACCACGCTCCACCGCGCCTTCGCCATCGGCGGCGAGCCGCCTCCACCGGAGCTGCGGAAGCTGCCCGTCTCGTGTGTGTGCGTGCAGGGGGACCGGGACGTGCTGGTTCCCCCCTCGTCGATGGCGCGGCTGGCGGCCTCGCTGCCTCCGGGGACACCCCAACACCTGCTGCGAGGCGCGGGCCACGTTCCCTACTTCACGCACCCCGAGGAGTGCGCGCGGCTGCTGACGCCGTGGCTGGACGCGTTGGCGCCCGCCAGCGGCGTCGAGTCCGTTGCTTGA
- a CDS encoding TIGR02265 family protein yields the protein MEKGSQRELEQRLALCGPEDTLRGFFFTGALEVVRELEEPLVLERCIEAAGGARFMTFFSYPVGALNRLLYTAAWALSEKHEGFAAAMRHLGQRVAPSYLESGAGRVLLMLAGGEPRRMLNGFPSAFRTSLRHGDCSVHWTGPGSGIVSIKGSTLPMEYFEGAVRGIFESTKVANVRATGRQLSLSDTEIEVSW from the coding sequence ATGGAGAAGGGCTCACAGCGGGAGTTGGAACAGCGGCTGGCCCTATGCGGGCCCGAGGACACCCTGCGTGGCTTCTTCTTCACCGGCGCGCTGGAGGTGGTGCGCGAGCTGGAGGAGCCTCTGGTGCTGGAGCGCTGCATCGAGGCGGCGGGCGGCGCGCGGTTCATGACCTTCTTCAGCTACCCGGTGGGGGCGTTGAACCGGTTGCTCTACACCGCGGCCTGGGCGCTGAGCGAGAAGCATGAGGGCTTCGCCGCGGCGATGCGGCACCTGGGGCAGCGGGTGGCTCCGTCCTACCTGGAGTCGGGGGCGGGGCGCGTGTTGTTGATGCTGGCCGGAGGCGAGCCGAGGCGGATGCTCAATGGTTTTCCCTCGGCGTTCCGGACCTCGCTGCGGCATGGCGACTGCTCGGTGCACTGGACGGGACCGGGCTCGGGCATCGTCTCCATCAAGGGGAGCACCCTCCCGATGGAGTACTTCGAGGGCGCGGTGCGGGGCATCTTCGAGTCCACGAAGGTGGCGAACGTGAGGGCCACCGGGCGACAATTGAGCCTGAGCGACACGGAGATCGAGGTCTCCTGGTAA